The proteins below come from a single Juglans regia cultivar Chandler chromosome 12, Walnut 2.0, whole genome shotgun sequence genomic window:
- the LOC109021062 gene encoding probable glutathione S-transferase, giving the protein MAKVKLFRTWSSPFALRIVWALEVKGIEYEMIYEDLSNKSSILLQYNPVYKKVPVLLHKGKPISESLVILEYIEETWKSKTPSLLPKDPYQRAMARYWAKFGDDKILPLIWEEAFIKQGKDQEEALVAVHENLKYLEVELRGKKFLGGDAVGFADLAFGWLANLVSVFEEVTCVTLIDREKFPLLLTWMQNFMDAPKIRDTWPPCDKLITKFRALRETLIAKEPK; this is encoded by the exons atGGCAAAAGTGAAACTCTTCAGAACATGGTCAAGTCCATTTGCTTTAAGGATAGTGTGGGCATTAGAAGTGAAGGGCATTGaatatgagatgatttatgaagaTCTATCCAACAAGAGCTCCATACTTCTCCAATATAATCCTGTCTACAAGAAGGTTCCGGTGCTGCTGCATAAGGGAAAACCCATCTCAGAGTCCCTTGTAATTCTTGAATACATCGAGGAGACATGGAAGTCCAAGACTCCCTCCTTGCTGCCTAAAGATCCTTATCAACGAGCCATGGCGCGCTATTGGGCAAAATTTGGAGATGACAAG ATTTTGCCATTGATATGGGAAGAAGCCTTTATCAAGCAAGGGAAGGACCAAGAGGAAGCACTGGTTGCAGTCCatgaaaacttgaaatatttagaagTAGAGCTAAGGGGAAAGAAATTCCTGGGTGGAGACGCAGTAGGATTTGCAGATCTAGCATTTGGTTGGCTTGCTAATCTGGTTAGTGTATTTGAGGAGGTAACATGTGTGACATTGATAGATCGTGAAAAGTTTCCATTGTTATTAACATGGATGCAGAATTTCATGGATGCTCCAAAAATCAGAGATACCTGGCCTCCCTGTGATAAACTGATTACCAAATTCAGGGCTCTTCGTGAAACCCTAATTGCAAAGGAACCCAAGTAA
- the LOC109021424 gene encoding probable glutathione S-transferase — translation MAEVKLFRTWSSPFALRIVWALEVKGIEYEMIYEDLSNKSSMLLQYNPVYKKVPVLLHKGKPISESLVILEYIEETWKSKTPSLLPEDPYQRAMARFWAKFGDDKILPLIWEAFIKQGKDQEEALVAVQENLKYLEVELRGKKFLGGDAVGFADLAFGCLANLVSVFEEVTGVTLIDREKFPLLLTWMLQKSEIPGLPVTN, via the exons ATGGCAGAAGTGAAGCTCTTTAGAACATGGTCAAGTCCATTTGCTTTAAGGATAGTGTGGGCATTAGAAGTGAAGGGCATTgaatatgagatgatatatgaAGATCTATCCAACAAGAGCTCCATGCTTCTCCAATATAATCCTGTCTACAAGAAGGTTCCGGTGCTGCTGCATAAGGGAAAACCCATCTCAGAGTCCCTTGTAATTCTTGAATACATCGAGGAGACATGGAAGTCCAAGACTCCCTCCTTGCTGCCTGAAGATCCTTATCAACGAGCCATGGCACGCTTTTGGGCAAAATTTGGAGATGACAAG ATTTTGCCATTGATATGGGAAGCCTTTATCAAGCAAGGGAAGGACCAAGAGGAAGCACTGGTTGCAGTCCaagaaaacttgaaatatttagaagTAGAGCTAAGGGGAAAGAAATTCCTGGGTGGAGACGCAGTAGGATTTGCAGATCTAGCATTTGGTTGTCTTGCTAATCTGGTTAGTGTATTTGAGGAGGTAACAGGTGTGACATTGATAGATCGTGAAAAGTTTCCATTGTTATTAACATGGATGCTCCAAAAATCAGAGATACCTGGCCTCCCCGTGACAAACTGA